A stretch of Ferribacterium limneticum DNA encodes these proteins:
- a CDS encoding isochorismate synthase produces MIYALRSRLASPDTLSRLQALAEGAPASAPVSLRLELGRSSTDWLHLLPGHLPNWYRARPDHHEFRLGIGHALHVGTAGPNRFAALDNAFSGFCQHWRRNGPALAFAGFAFDAANNTPLPNALLSIPAILLENVASDCSVTLTGAAGRLAQAAAEWANWLNPSPAIETPRLLPARPEPLAERAWIARVNGALRDIAAGSVDKVVLSRSRKFEADGPFSPAGILARLIEQQPSGLIYAYGNGQQTFLGATPERLVRLHGRQINVDALAGTAWPGSLALSESKNRHEQSLVVRAICDALSPLCEAAPSVGPIEEHLAGRLAHWRNRITADVQAGTSLFDLVRTLHPTPAVGGFPSAAAQSWLATHGEIRSGWYSGGFGILTPEGDGEFSVALRSALIDGKLAELQAGAGIVAGSDPQHELAETEAKLGTLLAAISSTKKSSNSISA; encoded by the coding sequence ATGATCTACGCGCTGCGCAGTCGTCTGGCCTCGCCGGATACGCTATCCAGACTTCAGGCACTCGCCGAGGGTGCCCCGGCCTCGGCACCGGTCAGCCTGCGTCTTGAACTTGGCCGTTCCAGCACCGACTGGCTGCACCTCCTGCCCGGCCATTTGCCCAACTGGTACCGGGCCCGGCCGGACCACCATGAATTCCGCCTGGGCATCGGTCATGCCCTGCATGTCGGCACCGCCGGTCCCAACCGCTTTGCCGCACTGGACAATGCCTTCAGCGGCTTTTGCCAGCACTGGCGCCGCAACGGCCCGGCCCTGGCCTTTGCCGGATTTGCCTTTGACGCCGCCAACAACACCCCGTTGCCCAACGCGCTGCTATCCATCCCTGCCATCCTGCTCGAAAACGTTGCCAGCGACTGTTCGGTCACGCTGACCGGTGCCGCCGGCCGGCTTGCCCAGGCAGCGGCGGAATGGGCCAATTGGCTGAACCCCTCGCCGGCCATCGAAACACCGCGTCTGTTGCCCGCTCGCCCCGAGCCGCTCGCCGAACGTGCCTGGATCGCCCGCGTCAACGGCGCCCTGCGCGACATCGCAGCAGGCAGTGTCGACAAGGTCGTGCTCAGCCGCAGCCGAAAATTCGAAGCGGACGGGCCATTTTCGCCAGCCGGCATCCTGGCCCGGCTGATCGAACAACAACCATCCGGCCTGATCTACGCCTACGGCAACGGCCAGCAGACCTTCCTTGGCGCCACCCCGGAACGGCTGGTGCGCCTGCATGGCCGGCAAATCAATGTCGATGCGCTGGCCGGCACGGCGTGGCCCGGCTCGCTGGCCCTTTCCGAGAGCAAGAACCGGCACGAGCAATCCCTCGTCGTCCGCGCGATCTGCGATGCGCTTTCCCCGCTGTGCGAAGCGGCGCCGAGCGTCGGTCCAATCGAGGAACACCTGGCCGGCCGCTTGGCGCATTGGCGCAACCGGATTACCGCCGATGTCCAGGCCGGGACCAGCCTGTTCGATCTGGTTCGCACCCTGCATCCGACACCCGCCGTTGGTGGTTTTCCGTCTGCCGCTGCCCAAAGCTGGCTGGCCACTCATGGCGAAATACGCAGTGGCTGGTACAGCGGTGGTTTCGGCATCCTGACACCGGAGGGCGACGGCGAATTTTCCGTCGCACTGCGTTCCGCCCTGATCGACGGCAAGCTTGCCGAACTGCAGGCCGGCGCCGGCATCGTCGCCGGTTCCGACCCGCAGCATGAACTGGCCGAAACCGAAGCCAAGCTGGGCACCCTGCTCGCCGCGATTTCTTCCACTAAAAAATCCAGCAACAGTATCAGCGCCTGA
- a CDS encoding class I adenylate-forming enzyme family protein, with amino-acid sequence MSIPASLADHLQLAARKTPTSLALHYGEQTWSFAEWLAEIRLLASTLPPRDSPLMWSGNSLELARHAGACSIRNLAFFPIDRSSSLQKTSFELDRTRHDVALIISTSGSEGKPRAVLLGKAQLDAAAAASNLLLPLGPGDLWLNCLPLYHIGGQSILWRCASAGAAVRLHDGFDAASVAGDLASQPVSHISLVPAMLARLLDLGIRPPPTLRVTLIGGAALSRPLYERATAAGWPLYPSYGMSETAAQCATFDPADGPWHEGLVGRPMPGHEIRVGDDGRIRIRGPQVMLGYLDGSGLDGDGWLLTGDLGTIDANGNLTVLGRADDMLISGGRNVHPQEIESCLAACPGVEDIAVTGLPDPVWGDLIVALVVGPVAPENLLAHARAHLPSAALPRQIRHLAHLPRNATGKLERAALRRLAAELRP; translated from the coding sequence ATGAGCATCCCCGCCTCACTCGCCGACCACCTCCAGCTAGCCGCCCGAAAAACGCCAACCAGCCTGGCTTTGCACTACGGCGAGCAAACCTGGAGCTTTGCCGAGTGGCTGGCCGAGATTAGGCTGCTAGCCAGCACGCTACCCCCCAGGGACTCCCCGCTCATGTGGTCGGGGAATAGCCTTGAACTTGCCCGCCACGCGGGCGCCTGCAGTATCCGGAATCTGGCTTTTTTCCCGATTGATCGCAGCTCATCCCTGCAAAAGACTTCCTTCGAGCTTGATCGGACGCGTCACGACGTTGCGCTGATCATTTCGACCAGCGGCAGCGAGGGAAAACCACGCGCCGTGCTGCTCGGCAAGGCGCAACTCGACGCCGCAGCGGCCGCTTCGAATTTGCTCCTGCCGCTCGGCCCCGGCGACCTGTGGCTGAACTGCCTGCCGCTCTACCACATCGGCGGCCAGAGCATCCTGTGGCGCTGCGCCAGCGCCGGTGCCGCGGTACGGCTGCACGACGGCTTCGACGCCGCCAGCGTGGCCGGCGATCTGGCCAGCCAGCCGGTCAGCCACATCTCGCTGGTCCCGGCCATGCTCGCCCGCCTGCTCGATCTCGGCATCCGGCCGCCGCCGACGCTACGCGTCACGCTGATCGGCGGCGCCGCGCTCTCCCGCCCACTCTACGAAAGGGCGACGGCGGCTGGCTGGCCGCTCTATCCCAGCTACGGCATGAGCGAGACTGCCGCCCAATGCGCCACCTTCGACCCGGCCGATGGTCCGTGGCATGAAGGCCTGGTCGGCCGGCCGATGCCCGGCCACGAAATCCGCGTCGGTGACGACGGCCGAATCCGGATACGTGGCCCGCAAGTGATGCTCGGCTATCTCGACGGCAGCGGCCTCGATGGCGATGGCTGGTTGCTCACCGGCGACCTCGGCACGATCGATGCAAACGGGAATCTGACCGTGCTTGGTCGTGCCGACGACATGCTGATCAGCGGTGGCCGCAACGTTCATCCGCAGGAAATCGAATCCTGCCTCGCCGCCTGCCCAGGGGTCGAAGATATTGCCGTCACCGGCCTGCCCGACCCGGTCTGGGGCGATCTGATCGTCGCCCTGGTGGTTGGTCCGGTCGCACCGGAAAATCTGCTCGCCCACGCCCGCGCTCATCTGCCGTCGGCTGCCCTGCCGCGCCAGATTCGCCATCTCGCCCACCTGCCGCGCAACGCCACCGGCAAGCTGGAACGCGCTGCCCTGCGGCGCCTCGCCGCCGAGCTCAGACCATGA
- a CDS encoding methyl-accepting chemotaxis protein: MTLSKRMLLLMATSVLALILVAGLNLLQMGRVYTAANFGNENVVPSILVLDDALLKLSQMRIRIYRHILNTDEKAMAEIETTIEKAKTGFADALKAYEPLLINAEDKRLLDEEKAMFAKYSEAIRPLLELSRQNRNVEAKTKLDEVGSIARHLNEALEAHMKFNAELGKKTADEAAATKQLAIWLSLGISGLAILIVGGLAMQIRASLTSRLQEANHLAAAIAAGDLSNRNAPKSVSGDEAGQLIQAMEKMRQDLARTVGQIVASSDELSSSAAQLSITAQQVSASTQSQSSATSASAAAVEQLTVSIDHVGSSADDASHQAGEAGKLAIESGSGVETATMEINKVAASVDETAQKIQTLSEHVKQIGNITTVIRDVADQTNLLALNAAIEAARAGEQGRGFAVVADEVRKLAERTTLSVREISSVISTIQAGVSDTVSSMQENCKQVAEVVVASQSASNSMSGIRDATEMVCDAITGISEAMREQRSASTELSRNVESIAQMSEENSAAVASVASTASALVSVSDRLKAAVSGFRV, from the coding sequence ATGACCCTGTCCAAACGTATGCTGCTTCTGATGGCCACCTCCGTCCTGGCCCTGATTCTCGTTGCCGGTCTGAACCTGCTGCAAATGGGGCGGGTATACACGGCGGCAAATTTTGGCAACGAGAATGTTGTCCCCAGCATCCTGGTACTGGATGACGCGCTGCTTAAACTCAGCCAGATGCGCATCCGCATCTACCGTCACATCCTCAATACTGACGAAAAAGCGATGGCGGAGATCGAAACCACCATCGAAAAGGCAAAAACCGGGTTCGCTGACGCGCTCAAGGCCTACGAGCCCTTGCTTATCAATGCCGAGGACAAGCGCCTGCTTGACGAAGAAAAGGCCATGTTTGCCAAGTATTCGGAAGCCATCAGGCCGCTGCTCGAGCTATCCCGCCAGAACCGCAACGTAGAAGCCAAGACAAAGCTCGACGAGGTCGGCAGTATCGCGCGGCATCTGAACGAAGCGCTCGAAGCGCACATGAAGTTCAACGCCGAACTCGGCAAAAAAACCGCTGACGAAGCAGCCGCCACCAAACAGCTGGCCATCTGGCTCTCGCTGGGAATCTCCGGGCTGGCCATCCTGATCGTTGGTGGCCTGGCGATGCAGATTCGCGCCAGCCTGACATCCCGCCTGCAGGAAGCCAATCATCTGGCCGCTGCAATCGCCGCCGGCGACCTCTCCAACCGCAATGCGCCGAAATCGGTTTCCGGTGACGAGGCCGGGCAACTCATCCAGGCCATGGAAAAAATGCGCCAGGACCTGGCGAGGACGGTTGGGCAGATCGTTGCCAGCAGCGACGAGCTCTCCTCGTCGGCCGCCCAATTGTCGATCACGGCCCAGCAGGTTTCGGCCAGCACCCAGAGTCAGTCCAGCGCCACGTCGGCTTCCGCGGCTGCCGTTGAACAGCTGACGGTCAGCATCGACCACGTCGGCTCCAGTGCCGACGATGCCAGTCACCAGGCCGGCGAGGCCGGCAAACTGGCTATCGAAAGCGGTTCGGGTGTCGAAACGGCCACCATGGAAATCAACAAGGTGGCTGCCAGCGTTGATGAAACGGCGCAAAAAATTCAGACCCTGTCCGAGCACGTCAAGCAGATCGGCAACATCACCACCGTCATCCGCGATGTGGCCGACCAGACCAACCTGCTTGCCCTCAACGCCGCCATCGAGGCGGCACGAGCCGGCGAACAGGGCCGCGGTTTTGCCGTGGTGGCCGATGAAGTACGCAAGCTGGCAGAACGAACCACCCTGTCCGTCCGCGAAATCAGCTCTGTCATCTCGACCATTCAGGCAGGGGTTTCGGACACGGTTTCCAGCATGCAGGAAAACTGCAAGCAGGTCGCCGAAGTGGTCGTCGCCTCGCAATCCGCCAGCAATTCCATGTCAGGCATCCGCGACGCGACCGAAATGGTGTGCGATGCGATCACCGGCATCTCCGAAGCCATGCGCGAGCAGCGCAGTGCCTCGACGGAACTGTCGCGCAATGTCGAATCGATCGCCCAGATGTCCGAGGAAAACTCGGCCGCCGTCGCTTCGGTGGCCAGCACGGCGAGCGCCCTGGTCTCGGTATCGGATCGCTTGAAAGCGGCGGTATCCGGTTTCCGCGTCTGA